The following coding sequences lie in one Aspergillus luchuensis IFO 4308 DNA, chromosome 8, nearly complete sequence genomic window:
- a CDS encoding glycosyltransferase family 2 protein (CAZy:GT2_Glyco_tranf_2;~COG:S;~EggNog:ENOG410PJ0I;~InterPro:IPR029044;~PFAM:PF13506,PF00535,PF13641;~TransMembrane:1 (i12-30o)), which translates to MEFPFMRAFIALFLYRYFRLVVNLFSFWTFKPIPPPENPKLTAQDVTVILPTLEGCGDELVETIRTILDTQPYELLLVTIEANRQKAENMLSLMPASKSRIRLFTVTHPNKRRQMTRAIPEVKTTITVFADDDVSWPRTVLPWMLAPFEKDERFGGVVTCQRLRRAVSPSFSQRIWGFLGALYLERRNFDCAATTHIDGGLPCMSGRTVAYRTDILQNEGFTYGFTNEEWWFGKYQLNADDDNFITRWMVSHGWETYMQYHPEAEVLTTLEDNPKFLKQCARWSRSNWRSNLTSMFHEKHIW; encoded by the exons ATGGAGTTTCCGTTCATGCGAGCATTTATTGCCCTCTT TTTGTATCGCTACTTCCGTCTTGTTGTgaatctcttttctttctggaCGTTCAAACCAATTCCTCCGCCGGAGAATCCGAAGTTAACTGCCCAAGATGTAACGGTTATCTTACCAACGTTAGAGGGATGTGGTGATGAACTCGTGGAAACCATAAGAACGATTCTCGACACCCAGCCCTACGAACTACTTTTGGTCACCATTGAAGCGAATCGACAAAAAGCCGAGAACATGCTGAGCTTGATGCCCGCTTCGAAGTCAAGAATCCGCTTGTTCACCGTTACTCACCCCAACAAGCGCCGACAAATGACTAGAGCGATCCCTGAAGTCAAGACTACTATCACGGTCTTCGCAGATGATGACGTGAGTTGGCCACGCACAGTCCTCCCTTGGATGCTAGCACCTTTCGAAAAGGATGAGCGATTCGGTGGTGTGGTAACTTGTCAACGCCTGAGGCGGGCCGTTTCGCCATCATTCTCTCAACGCATATGGGGATTTCTGGGTGCACTTTACTTGGAACGGAGAAACTTTGATTGTGCGGCAACAACGCATATTGATGGTGGACTTCCCTGCATGTCAGGCCGGACAGTCGCATACAGAACAGATATCCTTCAGAATGAGGGGTTCACGTATGGATTTACCAACGAAGAATGGTGGTTCGGAAAGTACCAATTGAACGCAGACGACGACAATTTCATTACCCGTTGGATGGTGTCGCATGGCTGGGAGACTTACATGCAATATCATCCTGAAGCGGAGGTCTTGACAACTCTGGAAGACAACCCCAAGTTTCTCAAGCAGTGCGCGCGCTGGTCCCGAAGCAACTGGAGGAGCAACCTTACAAGCATGTTCCACGAAAAACACATCTGGTAG
- the ATP12 gene encoding ATP synthase complex assembly protein ATP12 (BUSCO:EOG09264L6D;~COG:C;~EggNog:ENOG410PHTY;~InterPro:IPR023335,IPR042272,IPR011419;~PFAM:PF07542;~go_process: GO:0043461 - proton-transporting ATP synthase complex assembly [Evidence IEA]) — MPAFHRAVTAISRQAVFRGAQRQYVVARSISASALKSAIAHPITTHGPPPKAPSPTSANPELLQKDAALHQKTEKSPLPGKPSVLKKRFWKNVDVKQKPDGDYQVLLDTRPIRTPSKDVLSIPSTKPYLAHAIALEWDVMTTAQQALKNHLIPLTSLTARAADIAAEDARGETTTRDQILKTAMRYLETDTLLCWVPEQNAYAADEVDADGKKPESLREAQIRVAQDTIAFLSTKVWPGVDIQPILDTDSILPASQPQATKDIILQWISGLQAYDLAGLERGILAAKSLLIAVRLVAEWSETFREVQRPGRERFGIEEAAEASSLEVRWQTDMWGEVEDTHDVDKEDLKRQLGSVIVLVSGETR; from the exons ATGCCCGCGTTTCATCGGGCCGTTACGGCTATTTCGCGGCAGGCGGTCTTCAGAGGTGCGCAACGTCAATATGTTGTTGCACGTTCTATCAGTGCCTCAGCATTGAAGTCCGCCATTGCTCATCCCATTACTACTCATGGCCCCCCACCTAAGGCCCCTTCACCTACATCTGCCAACCCAGAGCTACTACAGAAAGATGCGGCTTTGCACCAGAAAACCGAGAAAAGTCCGCTACCAGGAAAACCATCTGTGCTCAAGAAGCGATTCTGGAAGAATGTTGATGTCAAGCAGAAGCCAG ATGGGGACTATCAGGTCCTGCTAGACACACGCCCTATTCGGACACCTTCCAAAGACGTTCTCTCCATACCGTCAACGAAGCCATATCTTGCACATGCGATCGCGCTGGAGTGGGATGTCATGACCACTGCCCAGCAAGCGCTAAAGAACCACCTCATCCCTCTAACTTCTCTGACCGCCCGTGCAGCGGATATTGCCGCAGAAGATGCTCGAGGCGAAACTACCACGAGAGATCAAATATTGAAAACAGCGATGCGGTATTTGGAAACGGACACCCTGTTGTGTTGGGTGCCGGAGCAGAACGCTTACGCTGCTGATGAAGTGGATGCCGATGGCAAGAAACCGGAAAGTCTCCGAGAGGCCCAAATCCGGGTCGCTCAAGATACAATTGCCTTCTTGAGCACCAAAGTATGGCCCGGTGTGGACATCCAGCCTATCCTCGACACCGATAGCATATTACCAGCCTCTCAGCCTCAGGCTACAAAGGACATTATTCTGCAGTGGATTTCTGGGCTGCAGGCCTACGATCTGGCCGGACTGGAGAGAGGAATACTGGCTGCAAAGAGCTTGTTGATTGCAGTCCGTCTGGTCGCTGAATGGAGTGAGACGTTCCGAGAGGTGCAACGACCGGGCCGCGAGAGGTTCGGCATTGAGGAAGCAGCGGAGGCATCCAGCCTAGAAGTTAGGTGGCAGACCGATATGTGGGGAGAGGTTGAGGATACCCATGATGTTGACAAGGAAGATTTGAAGCGCCAGCTCGGCAGCGTCATTGTATTGGTTAGTGGAGAGACGAGGTGA
- a CDS encoding uncharacterized protein (COG:T;~EggNog:ENOG410PFD5;~InterPro:IPR000648,IPR011993,IPR002110,IPR018494, IPR020683,IPR036770,IPR037239,IPR001849;~PFAM:PF13857,PF01237,PF00023,PF13637,PF00169, PF13606;~go_function: GO:0005515 - protein binding [Evidence IEA];~go_function: GO:0008289 - lipid binding [Evidence IEA]): MTERGEGHKRSRSSLALALLHRDRSKDNREEPVVRDSGSSESATSSLANSTPSISGVPATRSSSRRSTRPQEPNLRPMSAEPPQEPTGPHRSGDNIEKLPSISHAETSSMSLDQSVRTFRLFEILRSGDTNAISKAIRESKEPQGANALSGTTILHLAIQCAEPQVVEFVLSSSQDLDINARDREGNTPLHLAAQLGRGPVIRELLNQPSINDSIINYNGQTALDIARTPEIFQQLQLARSLFIDIKTQEIQALVSQGEYEKLEKALEEPRVEGSIDVNSLDLVTDPATAQSGGTLLHEGARKKDTQLIQILLMHGADPFRRDKKGKLPQDVTKDDKTRAIVKKSPAAVIAQRGIQEKAILGTSAAQGVSGRSGGSEAPFAGKEAREMRGYLKKWTNYTSGYKLRWFVLEDGVLSYYKHQDDAGSACRGAINMKIARLNMDAQDKTRFEIHGKSSVKYHLKANHVVEAKRWFWTLNNAIQWAKDEAKEEEKRQSKHAEVLRQAKIEQVEGRLSETISDSPSSAIPRSNVKSLAPPSINIPSSSGTRLSTYASHTTAGSAPEDEESSLYGSMEHAAAPNEVNRVLSHVTSAPDIDGDDEEEGDYASSHDMQPTDKDALNITAQSTKLQLDILANVASSLQAEKSKNPATSLSDPAVDQALVAYEAAVSSLQGLVQSLLKISRDRDAYWQYRLNREAYLRKMWEESMARIAQEHEELQSRMGESEEKRKRTKRALKEALESTATSRAVSKAPSRAQVASGEVADVEHETQEPEPAEVSPEFENQEPRGTLRRRKSAMSNISTLYDSESEDEDEFFDAIDSGEIEVEKLAGSEDGEQKPLEETNELRTAKRSEIVPSFKGYEEPIRQRLKMDYDNRPKISLWGILKSMIGKDMTKMTLPVSFNEPTSLLQRVAEDLEYADLLDIAADRPDSMERLVYVAAYAASEYASTIGRVAKPFNPLLGETFEYVRPDKGYRFFVEQVSHHPPIGAAWAESPKWDYYGESALKSKFYGKSFDINLLGTWFLKLRPASGGEELYTWKKVTSSVIGIITGSPTVDNYGLMEIKNWTTGEVCYLDFKPRGWKASSAYQVTGKVVDRDGSPKWSIGGRWNDKIYARHTPGFEATVSGQDPESAKTFLVWQSHDRPSGIPFNLTPFVITLNALPEGLKECLPPTDTRLRPDQRAMEEGEYDLAATEKHRVEEKQRAKRRERETKGEEYKPKWFSRAKCPVTGEEYWAHNGQYWTSRESGDWSACEDIF; encoded by the exons ATGACGGAAAGGGGCGAAGG ACACAAACGGTCTCGAAGTTCCCTGGCACTGGCGCTTTTACACCGCGATAGGTCGAAGGATAACCGTGAAGAGCCGGTCGTTCGCGATAGTGGCTCCTCCGAATCCGCCACGTCTTCCCTTGCCAATAGTACTCCATCCATATCTGGAGTTCCAGCTACCCGAAGCTCCAGCCGCCGAAGTACACGCCCTCAAGAGCCAAACCTACGTCCCATGTCTGCTGAACCGCCACAAGAGCCCACGGGCCCGCACAGAAGCGGGGATAACATTGAGAAGCTACCCTCCATATCACATGCCGAGACCAGTAGCATGTCTTTAGATCAGTCAGTCCGGACTTTTCGTCTATTCGAGATCTTACGGAGCGGCGACACGAATGCGATTTCGAAAGCCATCAGAGAGAGTAAGGAGCCGCAGGGAGCAAATGCCCTATCTGGGACAACTATTCTCCACCTTGCGATTCAATGCGCCGAGCCGCAAGTTGTCGAATTCGTGCTGTCCTCTAGCCAGGACCTTGACATAAACGCGCGTGATCGGGAGGGCAATACGCCTCTTCATTTGGCCGCTCAGCTTGGACGAGGTCCAGTGATTCGCGAACTGCTAAACCAACCCTCTATTAACGATTCGATCATAAATTACAACGGCCAAACAGCTCTTGATATTGCGCGCACTCCAGAAATCTTCCAGCAACTTCAGCTGGCTCGCTCACTGTTCATTGACATCAAGACCCAAGAGATCCAAGCGCTCGTCTCTCAAGGAGAATACGAAAAACTGGAGAAGGCGCTCGAAGAGCCCCGTGTAGAGGGCAGCATCGATGTCAACAGTTTAGATTTAGTAACGGATCCTGCCACTGCCCAGTCTGGGGGCACGTTGTTGCATGAGGGGGCAAGGAAAAAGGACACACAACTGATTCAGATCCTATTGATGCATGGGGCGGACCCCTTCCGTCGTGACAAGAAGGGGAAATTGCCTCAGGATGTTACTAAAGATGACAAGACCCGTGCGATCGTCAAGAAAtctccagcagcagtcatCGCACAACGTGGTATACAGGAAAAAGCGATTCTCGGCACCAGCGCAGCTCAAGGTGTGTCTGGCCGCTCAGGCGGGAGCGAGGCGCCTTTTGCTGGCAAGGAAGCCCGTGAAATGAGGGGTTATCTAAAGAAATGGACAAATTATACAAGTGGCTATAAATTGCGATGGTTCGTTCTAGAAGATGGTGTGCTGAGCTATTATAAACACCAAG ATGATGCGGGCTCCGCCTGCCGAGGAGCGATCAATATGAAAATTGCTAGGCTCAATATGGATGCGCAGGACAAGACCCGCTTCGAGATCCATGGAAAGTCATCCGTCAAATATCATCTCAAAGCGAATCACGTTGTCGAGGCCAAGCGTTGGTTCTGGACTCTAAACAACGCCATACAATGGGCCAAGGAtgaggcgaaggaggaagagaagcgccAATCGAAACATGCTGAAGTACTTCGCCAGGCCAAGATTGAGCAAGTGGAAGGCCGATTGTCCGAGACCATATCCGACTCTCCAAGTTCAGCTATTCCAAGATCCAACGTGAAGAGCCTTGCACCCCCTTCCATCAATATACCAAGTAGCAGTGGCACACGGCTCAGCACGTACGCGTCCCACACAACCGCAGGGAGCGCGcccgaagacgaagaaagcTCCTTGTACGGGTCAATGGAGCACGCCGCTGCACCAAATGAAGTCAATCGGGTTCTGAGCCATGTGACCTCGGCGCCAGATATTGAcggtgatgacgaagaggaaggtgaCTATGCGTCCAGTCATGATATGCAGCCCACGGACAAAGATGCTTTGAACATCACTGCCCAGTCAACGAAACTCCAGCTTGACATCCTTGCCAATGTCGCGTCTTCGCTGCAAGCGGAAAAGTCAAAGAATCCTGCCACATCACTCTCCGATCCAGCAGTTGATCAGGCTTTAGTTGCATATGAAGCAGCTGTGAGTAGTTTACAAGGTTTAGTGCAGAGCCTTTTGAAGATATCCCGGGACCGTGATGCGTATTGGCAGTATCGCTTGAATAGGGAGGCATACTTGCGCAAGATGTGGGAGGAAAGCATGGCAAGGATCGCTCAGGAACATGAGGAGCTTCAGTCACGAATGGGCGAGTCCGAGGAAAAACGTAAGCGTACCAAGCGGGCGTTGAAGGAAGCGTTGGAATCAACAGCCACGAGCCGTGCAGTCAGTAAAGCTCCGTCGCGCGCACAGGTTGCCAGTGGAGAAGTTGCCGATGTCGAACACGAGACTCAAGAGCCGGAGCCAGCAGAAGTCTCGCCAGAATTCGAGAACCAAGAACCTAGAGGTACTCTTCGTCGTAGGAAGTCGGCTATGTCCAATATCAGCACTCTCTATGACTCGGAGtctgaggatgaagacgagttCTTTGATGCCATTGATTCCGGAGAAATTGAGGTGGAGAAACTTGCTGGCTCGGAGGACGGCGAACAGAAGCCTCTGGAGGAGACCAATGAGCTCCGAACCGCGAAGAGATCTGAAATTGTGCCTTCGTTCAAGGGATATGAAGAACCCATCCGGCAGAGACTGAAGATGGATTACGACAATAGACCGAAGATTTCGCTCTGG GGGATTTTGAAGTCAATGATTGGGAAGGatatgacgaagatgactcTCCCGGTATCCTTCAATGAGCCTACATCCCTGCTTCAACGCGTGGCCGAGGACTTGGAATACGCAGATCTACTTGATATTGCAGCGGACCGACCCGATTCTATGGAGCGTCTGGTGTATGTCGCTGCGTATGCTGCAAGTGAATATGCTTCTACAATTGGCCGTGTTGCTAAACCGTTCAATCCTCTTCTTGGGGAGACATTCGAATATGTCCGGCCGGACAAAGGGTATCGGTTCTTTGTCGAACAAGTCAGCCATCATCCCCCGATTGGTGCTGCTTGGGCCGAGTCGCCAAAGTGGGACTACTAT GGCGAGTCTGCTCTGAAGTCCAAGTTTTACGGAAAGTCGTTCGACATTAACCTTTTAGGGACATGGTTCTTAAAGCTACGGCCAGCATctggtggagaggagctgTATACTTGGAAGAAGGTCACATCTTCCGTTATTGGCATCATCACCGGTAGCCCCACAGTGGACAACTATGGCTTGATGGAAATCAAGAATTGGACCACAGGCGAAGTTTGCTATTTGGATTTCAAACCAAGGGGCTGGAAGGCTTCATCCGCATATCAGGTGACGGGCAAGGTCGTGGATCGGGATGGGTCGCCCAAGTGGAGTATCGGTGGTCGATGGAACGATAAGATCTACGCGCGCCATACCCCAGGGTTCGAGGCGACAGTTTCCGGCCAGGATCCTGAATCGGCTAAGACATTCCTGGTCTGGCAAAGCCATGATCGGCCGAGCGGGATTCCATTCAACCTCACACCATTCGTCATCACTCTAAACGCTTTGCCTGAAGGGCTCAAGGAGTGTCTCCCACCTACCGACACACGACTTCGACCCGATCAGCGTGcgatggaggagggtgagtaTGATTTAGCCGCCACGGAGAAACATCgagtggaggagaagcagcgcGCCAagcggagagaaagagagacgaAGGGCGAGGAGTATAAGCCCAAATGGTTCAGTAGGGCCAAGTGCCCGGTCACCGGTGAAGAGTATTGGGCACACAACGGACAATACTGGACGAGTCGCGAGAGCGGCGACTGGAGCGCCTGCGAGGACATCTTCTAA
- the MSS51 gene encoding putative mRNA processing protein (Mss51) (BUSCO:EOG09261OKK;~COG:S;~EggNog:ENOG410PHQR;~InterPro:IPR032717;~PFAM:PF13824), whose translation MTGEYTCGRCLQVLRRRAVAQNSVARWHQVASPRRGGYGFPASCVRSLSSRSSASFKSRPLQAPVRQNSLSSNLSASSIVSQNVKSIVQKATSATSAASPEARALLKPNNLFHSFSQSPAAAIRQRAAFIKQNAFCPHPSHQQTRLPLSPHDPESRKSQVTSESLPPAHSHFECPDCGVPIYCSEGHWMDDFEAHLEICETIRQINEDDHDLHSGRFFPEFSYPGLQDDNFVINMTNWDTFLYTREFEAINDDRSMRQVTRMLTYPLTIGSVLHELSPYNVRKDGRLTVEGLKSVSALRYTLHPPKTGEGVDIQGLRLKAPPVRIFILGARAESSLPREVWLQLSYIFPRSLIHLIFIGPESMANRDDEFPLPERTSENPFGGIVEDRLGGQFKITTYVDYFHTMYKAQYFQPFDPYLDCFMLFHPGLGHPASSHEWEETLPQLLETKVPIISTGYTQWDMERDINWVNEKCAGEFDILLEPGENVFRSLRWDLNDLDPHDVSCGNWGLWAFRGKRYEATFKDQ comes from the exons ATGACCGGCGAATATACTTGTGGACGCTGTCTGCAGGTGCTCCGGCGAAGGGCTGTTGCCCAGAACTCTGTGGCTCGCTGGCATCAAGTCGCCAGTCCAAGGCGAGGGGGATACGGCTTTCCCGCTTCGTGCGTGCGGAGCTTGAGCTCTCGGAGCAGTGCTTCCTTTAAGTCCAGGCCTCTACAAGCCCCAGTCCGACAGAATAGTCTATCGTCCAATTTGTCGGCCTCCTCAATTGTATCGCAAAATGTCAAGTCGATTGTACAGAAGGCCACATCTGCCACATCTGCCGCCTCGCCAGAGGCCCGGGCACTTCTGAAGCCGAACAACCTATTTCACTCCTTCTCCCAgtctccagcagctgcaatCCGACAGCGTGCGGCTTTTATCAAGCAGAACGCCTTCTGCCCCCATCCGAGCCATCAGCAGACTCGTTTGCCCCTGTCCCCCCACGATCCCGAATCGCGCAAGAGCCAGGTGACCTCGGAGAGTCTGCCTCCCGCGCACTCTCATTTCGAATGTCCCGACTGCGGTGTTCCGATTTACTGCTCCGAGGgccattggatggatgatttcGAGGCCCATCTGGAGATCTGTGAGACAATTCGACAGATCAATGAAGACGATCATGATCTACACTCCGGACGGTTTTTCCCGGAGTTCTCGTACCCCGGACTGCAGGACGATAACTTCGTCATTAACATGACGAATTGGGACACTTTCCTGTACACACGAGAATTCGAAGCGATCAACGATGATCGAAGCATGCGACAAGTAACGAGAATGCTCACCTACCCTCTCACAATTGGAAGTGTTTTGCATGAGCTGAGTCCTTACAATGTCCGGAAAGATGGCAGGCTTACCGTGGAGGGTCTCAAGAGTGTTAGCG CGCTCCGGTACACCCTTCACCCTCCCAAGACCGGCGAGGGCGTCGACATCCAAGGACTACGACTCAAGGCTCCTCCCGTGCGCATATTCATTTTGGGAGCTCGCGCCGAGTCCTCGTTGCCGCGCGAAGTTTGGCTTCAACTTAGCTACATTTTCCCGCGCTCCCTGATCCATTTGATCTTCATCGGACCGGAGAGTATGGCCAACCGGGATGATGAATTCCCACTACCCGAGCGCACCTCCGAGAATCCCTTCGGTGGTATTGTGGAGGACAGACTTGGAGGACAGTTCAAGATTACCACGTACGTTGATTACTTCCACACAATGTACAAAGCGCAGTACTTCCAGCCCTTCGATCCTTATCTGGACTGCTTCATGCTCTTCCACCCGGGTCTGGGACACCCGGCCAGCTCCCACGAATGGGAGGAAACGCTCCCGCAGCTCCTCGAGACCAAGGtccccatcatcagcacAGGCTACACGCAGTGGGATATGGAACGTGACATCAACTGGGTCAACGAGAAGTGTGCCGGTGAATTCGACATTCTGCTCGAACCCGGTGAGAACGTTTTCCGCAGTTTGCGCTGGGATCTCAACGATCTGGATCCCCATGACGTGTCCTGCGGTAACTGGGGTCTTTGGGCTTTCCGAGGAAAGAGGTACGAGGCGACTTTCAAGGATCAATAG
- a CDS encoding putative extracellular serine-rich protein (SECRETED:SignalP(1-20)) has protein sequence MYLSKVLLVTGAAFAPFASAAVQAVPTETPVPVSSTQVASTPLAPTPTSISSSPLHTASSSIVISSSSSSARFHPSSSASPSHMASSSRRVSSSAISSSAIASSSASFTRSYITKASARPTTTTSTDADSKSKSNSGSDSESATAAAASATHSGAAAPVVQLSGGMAAGVLAAAGFIML, from the coding sequence ATGTATCTCTCCAAGGTTCTTCTCGTTACCGGTGCGGCCTTCGCCCCGTTCGCCTCTGCTGCGGTGCAGGCTGTACCTACAGAAACACCTGTGCCCGTCTCAAGCACGCAGGTCGCATCCACGCCGCTGGCACCAACTCCGACCTCCATCTCGTCCAGCCCCCTTCATACAGCCAGCAGCAGTATtgtcatcagcagcagcagcagtagcgcCAGATTTCATCccagctcttctgcttcgccaAGCCATATGGCAAGTTCTAGCCGTCGTGTCTCTAGCTCCGCCATTTCCAGCTCCGCCATTGCCAGCTCCTCAGCTTCTTTCACCAGGTCATACATCACCAAGGCATCAGCTCGCCCGACCACCACGACATCGACCGACGCGGACTCAAAATCGAAGTCAAACTCTGGTTCGGACTCCGAATCCGCTACTGCGGCTGCAGCATCTGCTACTCACTCGGGCGCCGCCGCTCCGGTCGTCCAGCTTTCTGGAGGTATGGCTGCTGGGGTCctcgctgctgcaggatTTATCATGCTCTAA
- a CDS encoding uncharacterized protein (COG:S;~EggNog:ENOG410PQN4;~SECRETED:SignalP(1-20)), with the protein MKIISVATALALFLITLVTALSIPPAARDATLSADSSSLLDLVKRRGGGGGGGRSGGGSGGRSGSGGSSSSSSSSSSSGRTGNSGSSGSSSRTSSSSNVGGTSRSGSGTRPAYGGGYYYAGGATAPYTAGARSRLGVTPFLLPAAIVPLYFPGLWLYGAYVYPYSYHYHYVNNTSHKNETLPVNCICQQYLECGCDENSNSTYYESLFNGTQPRNTSVAKVVDVNGTESIYINGTLANGTTAADSAATHFGVHGSGYWMMVAVVVGIVWT; encoded by the exons ATGAAGATAATATCAGTTGCCACTGCGCTGGCCCTCTTTCTCATCACCCTTGTCACCGCACTCAGCATTCCGCCTGCAGCCCGAGATGCTACTCTCTCCGCAGATTCTTCATCATTGTTGGATCTAGTTAAGCGGcgtggtggcggtggcgggggagggcgcagtggaggaggaagtggtgGTCGAAGTGGTAGTGgagggagcagcagcagtagtagtagcagcagcagcagtggacgCACAGGGAACAGCGGAAGTAGTGGAAGTAGCTCAAGAACCAG CTCTTCAAGCAATGTCGGGGGCACATCTCGCAGTGGTTCTGGAACCCGTCCGGCGTATGGAGGTGGCTACTACTACGCAGGCGGTGCCACTGCCCCTTATACAGCAGGGGCACGATCACGTTTGGGGGTGACGCCTTTTCTCTTGCCAGCGGCCATTGTCCCTCTCTACTTCCCGGGCCTTTGGTTATATGGGGCATACGTCTACCCTTACAGCTATCACTACCACTATGTGAACAATACCTCGCACAAAAACGAGACATTACCCGTGAACTGCATTTGCCAACAGTACTTGGAATGTGGATGCGATGAAAATAGTAACAGCACTTACTATGAGTCCTTATTCAATGGAACTCAACCTAGGAATACGAGCGTGGCCAAGGTGGTTGATGTGAACGGCACGGAATCAATCTATATCAACGGCACCCTGGCCAACGGGACGACTGCCGCCGATTCGGCTGCAACTCACTTTGGTGTTCATGGATCTGGAtattggatgatggtggccgtggtggtgggcaTTGTATGGACGTAG